TGTCTAGTTATTGATAATATAACACTTCCTTTAGGTAAAAATCTAGTTGATGAATTTGTGATAGCTTCTTTTGTTATTTTTTGCTCTGTTGAGAGTAATGGAAAATTCGCAACCTCTCCAGAATTCATCCACGGAATATCTCCATTCCAGTAATCTTTGTTTTCTGTAGAAGGCGTTCCTCCCAAATAAGTTAAAAGAACCTTGCCTAATTTTTTAACCTCCCAATCAATCGGGATTTCCCTTTTCAAAAGTTCATTATAAACCATCTTGCCACCGCTTGATTTATAAGGCTTTCCGTTTTCATTTGGGAAATCAAACTGTACAAACCAATAGTCATATAGCGTCTTTGCCATCTGCTCTAAATTATCATTTAGTTTATTGTTTAATTCAATTTTATTGTCAATATCCATTAGGATGTTGGCAATTTTCTTTTGAACATTGAGATTTGGCAACAGTATTTTTAAATTATAGTAACTGTCAAATGTCATACTCGGTACACCAGTTCCGGTATTTAGATTTTCTAAATTTAATATTTTCAGATAGTTATAAAGAAGATACGGTTCTGCTACATCCTCATTTATTTCAGTGTAATAAATGGTGTCAACTGTCCAAAAGGGAATTTTCGAAAATTGGATGTTATCTAAAGTTCCTTTTCTTGGGAGCAAAATACTTGGTTTATCATATAAAAATTGATTACCATAACGCATAATTCCACCACTTCCATAAATCGGAATCGTTCCATTTGAAACGGTTTTATGGTCTTTTCCATTTTTTATCTTAACTAAATCTCTTAGAAAATATTCTTTCACCATTAACTTATAAATTTTCGATGTGCAATTTTCACATTCGATTGATTCACCATTGCATAATGCAAAGTCGTATCAATTTTTACGTGACCTAATAATTTTTGTACTTGTTCAATCGGCATTCCTTTATCAATAGCCATTGTAGCCAATGTTCTTCTAAATTTATGCGGATGAACTTTGTTGATTTGTGTTTTTTGACCCAGTTTACGCAGAATATTTTCTATGCCACCAATCGACAGTCGCTGATGCGGTTTAGATAAAGAAACAAATAAAGCCTCGTTATCATCGGTTCGGGTTTCAAGATAGTGCTTTAAGTGAATTTTGGTTCGGGCATCAAAATAAACTTCACGTTCCTTATTTCCTTTTCCTGTTACAATACACGATCGCTCGTGGAAATCAATATCTTTTCGGTTGATTTT
This Chryseobacterium sp. G0162 DNA region includes the following protein-coding sequences:
- a CDS encoding restriction endonuclease subunit S, with translation MVKEYFLRDLVKIKNGKDHKTVSNGTIPIYGSGGIMRYGNQFLYDKPSILLPRKGTLDNIQFSKIPFWTVDTIYYTEINEDVAEPYLLYNYLKILNLENLNTGTGVPSMTFDSYYNLKILLPNLNVQKKIANILMDIDNKIELNNKLNDNLEQMAKTLYDYWFVQFDFPNENGKPYKSSGGKMVYNELLKREIPIDWEVKKLGKVLLTYLGGTPSTENKDYWNGDIPWMNSGEVANFPLLSTEQKITKEAITNSSTRFLPKGSVILSITRHLRVNILCIDACINQSIAGIKENEKFKNSYIYFSILNDIERLMTLRTGAQQPHINKQIVDNSNFVLPVNQVLSRYYTVAKPIIEKIINNSIQNQELSNLRDWLLPMLMNGQVKVE